From Selenomonas ruminantium AC2024, a single genomic window includes:
- the proB gene encoding glutamate 5-kinase, protein MGTARERLREAKRIVVKVGTSTLTHETGKLNLHRIDLLLREIADLKNQGKEMILVSSGAIAAGLGKLGLAQKPDSIPEKQAVAAIGQGVLMHIYEKLFAEYGQVMGQVLLTKENSVQHHQYIHSRNSLLAQLSMGAIPVINENDAVAVDEIKIGDNDNLSAMVATLVDADALIILSDIEGLYTANPATNPEAELIAEIPEITPEVEAIAGGAGSKLGTGGMMTKIQAAQIAMSAGVTMVIASGSRENVLRDILTGQNIGTVFPARESHLRVRKSWLAFGKRLAGEIVVDAGCAKAMREQGASILPAGVTACDGEFAAGSTVRVLTASQQEIARGIVNFSADDLQKILGRQTDEIARILTGDVPTEVIHRDNMVLMV, encoded by the coding sequence TTGCGTGAAGCCAAGCGCATTGTGGTCAAGGTGGGCACGAGTACCCTGACCCATGAAACGGGAAAACTGAATCTGCACCGCATTGACCTGCTCTTGCGGGAAATCGCTGACCTCAAAAATCAGGGCAAGGAAATGATTCTCGTGTCTTCGGGCGCCATTGCCGCAGGCCTGGGGAAACTCGGCCTTGCCCAAAAGCCGGATTCCATTCCGGAGAAGCAGGCGGTAGCAGCCATCGGACAGGGCGTACTCATGCATATCTATGAGAAACTTTTTGCCGAATACGGACAGGTTATGGGACAGGTGCTGCTCACCAAGGAAAATTCCGTTCAGCACCATCAGTACATCCATTCCCGTAATTCCCTGTTGGCCCAGCTTTCCATGGGTGCTATTCCCGTCATCAATGAAAATGACGCGGTAGCGGTAGATGAAATCAAGATTGGCGATAACGATAACCTTTCGGCTATGGTGGCGACCTTGGTGGATGCCGATGCCCTGATTATCCTGTCGGATATTGAGGGACTTTACACGGCTAATCCGGCAACCAATCCGGAAGCCGAGCTTATCGCCGAAATTCCCGAAATTACGCCCGAGGTTGAAGCGATTGCCGGCGGTGCCGGTTCCAAGCTGGGCACGGGCGGCATGATGACCAAGATTCAGGCGGCGCAGATTGCCATGAGTGCCGGTGTGACAATGGTCATTGCCTCCGGCTCGCGGGAAAATGTACTGCGGGATATTTTGACCGGTCAAAATATCGGCACCGTGTTCCCCGCACGGGAATCGCATCTCAGGGTGCGCAAGTCATGGCTGGCCTTTGGCAAGCGTCTGGCGGGTGAAATCGTCGTGGATGCAGGCTGTGCTAAAGCCATGCGCGAGCAGGGGGCCAGTATCCTGCCGGCAGGTGTTACCGCCTGTGATGGCGAATTTGCCGCCGGCAGTACCGTGCGGGTGCTCACGGCATCCCAGCAGGAAATCGCTCGCGGTATTGTCAATTTCTCAGCGGACGATTTGCAAAAGATTCTCGGCCGGCAGACGGACGAGATTGCCAGGATTTTAACCGGTGATGTGCCCACAGAGGTCATTCACCGCGATAATATGGTGTTAATGGTGTGA